Genomic DNA from Comamonas resistens:
TCTTCAGGATGCGGGTGCGCGGGCATTCGCCGTAGCAGAGCTTCAGATAAGGGCATTTGCGGCATTCGCCGGGCAATGAATTGAACTTGTTCAGGCCGAACTCCAGCTGCTTGATCGAGAACACCATGCGGCTCAGCGGCTGCTCGCCGACCTTGCCGATCTCGTACTCCGGATAGACGAAGTGGTCGCAGGCATAGACGCGACCATCGTGCTCCAGTGCGACGTTCTTGCCGCAGAACGGGCTGCTGGTACAGATTTGCGCCGGCTGTCCGCGCAGCTGGGCCAGCGTGGTCTCGAACAGATTGATCTTGACCCGCTCGCGGTCGTGCGCCACCCACTCGTCGAACACTTCCGACAGAAAGCCTCCCCAGTCCTGCGAGGCCACGCTCCAGTCCGTCACCACCGACAGCGGATGGCCGGGATCGGTGCGCGGGCTCTGCGCATCGACCAGTTGACCCGGTTCCAGATAGCCGGGCGCCGTGTGCTCGAACTGCTTGGGCTCCACGCAGGGGATGAACTGCATATAGCGCGAACCGACCTCGTCGCGCAGGAAGCGATACACCTCCAGCGGCTGCCTGGCGTTTTTGCGGTTCACCGTGGTCAGCGTGCTGAACGGCACGCCGTATCTCTGGAGCAGCTGGGTGGCGGCAAAGACTGCGTCAAAGCTCGGCCTTCCCCTTTTGTCGGGCCGATAGGCGTCGTGCAGCGCACGCGGGCCGTCGATGCTCAACCCGACCAGAAAGCTGTGTTCGGCCAGGAAGGCGCCCCATTCGTCATCCAGCAAGGTGCCGTTGGTCTGCAGGTCGTTGGAGATGCGGCGCCCCGCCGGTGTGTGGCGCTTTTGCAGCTCCACCACCTTGCGGAAGAACTCCACGCCCAGCAGCGTCGGTTCGCCGCCATGCCAGGTAAAGGCAATCTCCTCCACATCCTGGCTGTCGATGTAATCCTTGATGAAGGTCTCCAGCAGCGTCTGGTCGATGCGGCGGTTGTTCTGCTTGAGCA
This window encodes:
- a CDS encoding anaerobic sulfatase maturase, yielding MTHSNHIVQEAKRLNISPEALQTYLDAGAGKPAPGVSRYLHTTIKPIGSACNLDCSYCYYLSKDGLLKQNNRRIDQTLLETFIKDYIDSQDVEEIAFTWHGGEPTLLGVEFFRKVVELQKRHTPAGRRISNDLQTNGTLLDDEWGAFLAEHSFLVGLSIDGPRALHDAYRPDKRGRPSFDAVFAATQLLQRYGVPFSTLTTVNRKNARQPLEVYRFLRDEVGSRYMQFIPCVEPKQFEHTAPGYLEPGQLVDAQSPRTDPGHPLSVVTDWSVASQDWGGFLSEVFDEWVAHDRERVKINLFETTLAQLRGQPAQICTSSPFCGKNVALEHDGRVYACDHFVYPEYEIGKVGEQPLSRMVFSIKQLEFGLNKFNSLPGECRKCPYLKLCYGECPRTRILKTRPGEGNLSYLCQGWKRFFAHALPALQLLR